In one window of Chryseobacterium viscerum DNA:
- a CDS encoding response regulator transcription factor: MQKVNLIKNSFSPLLYIKNMSDKINSLYPRKGSGVSVFEEKSRNKYFNVLKAVSGTSLGSVYIADLKTRKLEFISENPLLFSGLRSAEIEKMGYNFFRKHTKKEDLEILKKVSIYGLKFFDCLSPEEKKVHTITYDFHLKYTNSIDVLVNHRITPIELDDDGEISKIVCVVSYSLNRTAGNIRIISNTSESYWKYNLFTGKWTEECKITLKIREIEIIRLYLQGLKIEEIAEQLFVSPSTIKFHRSKLFERIGVKNIIEAISYVITNNLI; this comes from the coding sequence TTGCAAAAAGTAAATCTTATAAAAAATAGTTTTTCACCCCTATTATATATTAAAAATATGAGTGATAAAATAAATTCATTGTATCCCAGGAAAGGATCCGGGGTATCAGTTTTTGAAGAAAAAAGTAGAAACAAATACTTTAATGTGCTCAAAGCAGTATCAGGAACCAGTTTGGGGAGTGTTTACATTGCAGATCTTAAAACCAGAAAATTAGAGTTTATTTCAGAAAATCCTCTTCTTTTTTCAGGTTTGCGGTCTGCTGAAATTGAAAAAATGGGGTATAATTTTTTTCGTAAACACACCAAGAAGGAAGATCTGGAAATATTAAAAAAAGTGAGCATTTATGGACTTAAATTCTTTGATTGTCTTTCACCGGAAGAGAAAAAAGTACACACCATTACCTATGATTTCCATCTTAAATATACCAATAGTATAGATGTGCTTGTCAATCATAGGATTACACCTATAGAGCTTGATGATGATGGAGAAATCTCTAAAATTGTTTGTGTAGTGTCCTATTCACTTAATCGGACTGCAGGAAATATCCGGATCATATCCAATACCTCAGAAAGCTATTGGAAATATAATCTCTTTACGGGAAAATGGACGGAAGAATGTAAAATTACCTTAAAAATAAGGGAAATTGAAATTATAAGACTCTATCTTCAGGGATTAAAAATAGAAGAAATTGCAGAGCAATTGTTTGTGTCACCCAGTACCATAAAGTTTCACAGGAGCAAATTGTTTGAAAGAATTGGTGTAAAAAATATTATCGAAGCAATATCCTACGTAATAACAAATAATTTGATTTAA
- the gndA gene encoding NADP-dependent phosphogluconate dehydrogenase encodes MERYSYGIVGLGVMGRNLLYNIADNGFSIAGFDLDQEKVKELENGAASEMKVKGTGSLEDFVSALEVPRKIILMVPAGKPVDAVLENITPLLNEGDIVIDAGNSYFEDTNRRVADLASKKLHFMGMGVSGGEKGARRGPSIMPGGDLEAFKLLKPMLEAIAAKVDNEACTAYMGKGSAGNYVKMVHNGIEYAIMQLISEAYDLLKRGAGLNNEQLYEVFRDWNNGEMNSFLIEITRDIFTQKDSFTENYLVDQILDKAGAKGTGKWTSEQAMEIGVSIPTIDIAVTSRILSAYKEERVQASKIYGEKEITKPENTELFIQEVGDALFLSTLISYAQGLSLLVKASAEYGFEIPLKDVVKIWRGGCIIRSVLLEKFYSAYTQNPDLSNILLDHDISKLVKSKIKSLRKTAGYAAANGISSLGIQTALGYFDAYTTESLPVNLIQAQRDYFGAHTYQRTDREGVFHTSWQTANN; translated from the coding sequence ATGGAAAGATATAGTTATGGAATAGTTGGCCTTGGAGTGATGGGGCGAAATCTTCTTTATAATATCGCTGACAACGGATTTTCAATCGCAGGATTTGACCTTGATCAGGAGAAAGTAAAAGAATTAGAGAATGGTGCTGCTTCAGAAATGAAAGTAAAAGGTACAGGCTCTTTAGAAGATTTTGTATCTGCATTAGAAGTCCCAAGGAAAATTATTCTTATGGTTCCTGCAGGAAAACCTGTAGATGCAGTGCTGGAAAACATTACCCCGCTTTTGAATGAAGGTGATATCGTAATTGATGCAGGGAATTCTTATTTTGAAGATACCAACAGACGTGTTGCTGATCTGGCATCTAAAAAACTGCATTTTATGGGAATGGGAGTGTCTGGTGGAGAAAAAGGAGCCAGAAGAGGTCCAAGTATAATGCCCGGAGGTGATCTGGAAGCTTTCAAACTTCTTAAGCCAATGCTTGAAGCTATTGCTGCAAAAGTAGATAACGAAGCATGTACAGCATATATGGGGAAAGGATCTGCCGGGAACTACGTAAAAATGGTACACAACGGTATTGAATATGCTATTATGCAGCTTATCAGTGAAGCTTATGATCTCCTTAAAAGAGGGGCTGGTTTGAATAACGAACAGCTGTATGAGGTTTTCAGAGACTGGAATAATGGAGAAATGAATTCATTCCTTATTGAGATTACCAGAGATATTTTTACTCAGAAAGATTCATTTACAGAAAATTATCTTGTTGATCAGATTTTAGATAAAGCAGGAGCAAAAGGAACCGGAAAATGGACTTCTGAGCAAGCCATGGAAATCGGAGTTTCTATTCCTACCATTGATATTGCGGTAACTTCAAGAATTTTATCCGCCTATAAAGAAGAGAGAGTTCAGGCTTCCAAGATATATGGTGAAAAAGAAATCACAAAGCCGGAAAACACAGAATTGTTTATTCAGGAAGTAGGAGATGCCCTTTTTCTTTCGACGCTAATAAGCTATGCACAAGGCTTGTCTTTACTGGTAAAAGCATCTGCGGAATACGGTTTTGAAATTCCACTGAAAGATGTTGTGAAAATCTGGAGAGGAGGATGTATCATTCGTTCCGTATTGCTGGAGAAATTCTATTCGGCTTACACTCAAAACCCTGATCTTTCTAATATTCTGCTTGATCATGATATTTCCAAATTGGTAAAATCAAAAATAAAATCTTTAAGAAAAACTGCCGGATATGCTGCTGCAAACGGTATTTCAAGTTTGGGAATTCAGACTGCTTTGGGATATTTTGATGCCTACACTACAGAATCTCTTCCTGTGAATCTGATCCAGGCTCAACGTGATTATTTCGGAGCTCATACCTATCAGCGTACTGACAGGGAAGGAGTGTTCCATACCTCTTGGCAAACAGCAAACAATTAA
- the zwf gene encoding glucose-6-phosphate dehydrogenase: MNQNRILQPTTIVIFGATGDLAKRKLFPAFYNLYIDGRMPKGFNIVALGRAENTDELFRNYIKENLESFSRKKVTSEDWAGFQAHITYFQHQLDEESSYQNLQQKLLDFDTVYGMRANRLFYLSIGPNFISTISNHIKTTALASDPKKDRIIIEKPFGHNKQSAIELNSLLAKTFEEEQIYRIDHYLGKETVQNILAFRFGNSIFEPLWKHKYIESVQITVAEEVGVETRGAFYEQTGALRDMIQNHLLQILCMVAMEPPASLKSGEIRDRKVDVLKSIRRISPDQVEHYAVRGQYGKSTINGVDVKGYRQENGIAGDSNTETFAAIKFYLDNERWQDVPFYVRTGKKMKEKHSYITIQFKPLPHSTFSDSPHLLSANRLIINIQPMMDIRLQFMTKKPGLTLDLKPAEMIFDNFACQDDTPEAYETLLQDALLGDLTLFMRSDQVEEAWDVVTTIQEAWENNKDLSFPNYKAGSWGPEDCNALVERQGHSWV; encoded by the coding sequence ATGAATCAAAATAGAATCTTGCAGCCAACAACTATCGTTATTTTTGGTGCTACAGGAGATCTGGCAAAAAGAAAACTTTTTCCGGCATTTTATAACTTATATATCGACGGCAGAATGCCCAAAGGCTTCAATATTGTTGCATTGGGAAGAGCCGAAAATACAGATGAACTCTTTAGAAATTATATTAAAGAAAACCTGGAAAGTTTCTCCAGAAAAAAAGTAACTTCTGAGGACTGGGCAGGTTTTCAGGCCCATATTACTTACTTTCAGCATCAGTTGGATGAAGAAAGTTCGTATCAGAATCTGCAGCAGAAGTTGCTGGATTTTGACACCGTTTACGGAATGAGAGCCAACAGGTTATTTTACCTGTCAATAGGACCTAATTTCATTTCCACTATTTCCAATCATATTAAAACGACAGCATTAGCTTCCGATCCGAAAAAAGACCGTATTATTATTGAAAAACCTTTTGGTCATAATAAACAGTCGGCGATTGAACTGAACAGTCTTCTGGCAAAAACATTTGAAGAAGAACAGATCTATCGTATTGATCATTACCTGGGAAAAGAAACAGTGCAGAATATATTGGCATTTAGATTCGGAAATTCAATTTTTGAGCCTTTATGGAAGCATAAATATATAGAATCAGTACAGATTACAGTAGCAGAAGAAGTAGGAGTGGAGACACGAGGTGCTTTTTATGAACAGACAGGAGCATTGAGAGATATGATTCAGAACCATTTGTTGCAGATCCTGTGTATGGTGGCTATGGAACCTCCGGCTTCATTGAAATCAGGCGAAATAAGAGACCGTAAAGTTGACGTTCTGAAATCAATCCGCAGAATTTCTCCGGATCAGGTTGAGCATTATGCAGTAAGAGGCCAGTACGGAAAAAGTACAATAAACGGGGTGGATGTGAAAGGCTACCGCCAGGAGAACGGCATTGCCGGGGATTCCAATACGGAAACTTTTGCTGCGATAAAATTTTATCTGGATAACGAAAGATGGCAGGATGTTCCTTTCTACGTTCGTACAGGAAAGAAAATGAAAGAAAAACATTCTTATATTACCATTCAGTTTAAGCCGCTTCCTCATTCCACATTCTCAGACAGTCCACATCTTTTATCAGCTAACAGGTTGATTATTAATATTCAGCCGATGATGGATATCAGATTGCAGTTTATGACAAAAAAACCGGGACTGACCTTGGATTTGAAACCTGCAGAAATGATTTTTGATAATTTTGCCTGCCAGGATGATACGCCGGAAGCTTATGAGACCTTGCTGCAGGATGCCCTTTTAGGAGATCTTACTTTATTTATGCGTTCTGATCAGGTAGAAGAAGCTTGGGATGTTGTTACAACAATACAGGAAGCATGGGAAAATAACAAAGACTTATCCTTCCCGAATTATAAAGCAGGAAGCTGGGGACCGGAAGACTGCAATGCTTTGGTGGAGAGACAAGGACATAGCTGGGTATAA
- the pgl gene encoding 6-phosphogluconolactonase, which produces MNITVFDDLEKLYTEAADAFVDLSKKSIQENGRFVVALSGGSSPKAIFKLLATPEYKEQIEWNKVYFFWVDERWVPLHDDKSNFRMTDEALLSQVPVDKNHIFPMYAEGVTPEDYARTYEEQIRSVLGSEGVFDFILLGMGDDGHTASLFPGEEVLNEKEKWVSAYYLKPQEMFRITLTAPVINNAENILVIAFGESKKHALNEVLNGTYNPSLYPLQLIEKKDGYHFFTDKKAKG; this is translated from the coding sequence ATGAATATTACAGTATTTGACGATCTGGAAAAACTGTACACAGAGGCAGCAGATGCATTTGTTGACCTTTCAAAAAAATCTATTCAAGAAAATGGACGTTTTGTAGTGGCACTGAGTGGCGGTTCTTCTCCAAAAGCCATTTTCAAACTATTGGCAACGCCGGAATATAAAGAACAGATTGAATGGAATAAAGTCTACTTTTTCTGGGTTGATGAACGTTGGGTTCCTTTACATGATGATAAAAGCAACTTCAGAATGACGGATGAAGCTCTTCTTAGCCAGGTTCCCGTTGATAAAAACCATATTTTTCCTATGTATGCTGAAGGAGTTACTCCTGAAGACTATGCAAGGACCTATGAAGAACAAATTAGAAGTGTTCTTGGGAGTGAAGGTGTTTTTGATTTTATCCTTTTAGGAATGGGAGATGACGGTCATACCGCTTCTTTATTTCCTGGTGAGGAGGTTTTAAATGAAAAAGAAAAGTGGGTTTCTGCCTATTATCTGAAGCCTCAGGAAATGTTCAGAATTACTTTGACTGCTCCGGTAATCAATAATGCTGAAAATATTCTGGTTATTGCATTTGGTGAATCAAAAAAACATGCATTGAATGAAGTGCTGAACGGAACGTATAATCCATCATTATATCCATTACAGCTTATTGAAAAAAAGGACGGATATCATTTTTTCACAGACAAAAAAGCAAAAGGTTAA
- a CDS encoding TetR/AcrR family transcriptional regulator has product MERKSVAGSIRNKERSKKKFLDAVGKILRTKGHTALKVTGIAATAGVDKKMIYTYFGGIDGLIDEYIRSQDYWSKVTIDEVEKIKPKLNDGGKSFMEEMLLSQFDYVYKSKEAQKLLLWRISESRKSLRKLTDTQEKNGEYIFKLLMDRHFKENADEVRSIMAILVSGLYYLNMYSAMNGSIFCGIDVDTSKGREKIKKAISFLLNQTYENL; this is encoded by the coding sequence ATGGAAAGAAAGTCAGTGGCAGGAAGTATCCGGAACAAGGAACGCAGTAAAAAGAAATTTTTGGATGCAGTGGGAAAAATACTGAGAACAAAAGGACATACTGCTTTGAAAGTGACTGGTATTGCTGCTACAGCCGGGGTAGATAAAAAAATGATCTATACTTATTTTGGAGGGATAGACGGACTTATAGATGAGTATATCCGGTCTCAGGACTACTGGAGCAAAGTAACTATTGATGAAGTAGAAAAGATAAAACCGAAATTGAATGACGGAGGAAAGTCTTTCATGGAAGAAATGCTTCTATCACAATTTGACTATGTTTACAAAAGCAAAGAAGCGCAAAAATTACTTCTGTGGCGCATTTCAGAATCAAGAAAATCACTAAGAAAGCTGACGGATACTCAGGAAAAAAACGGAGAGTATATTTTTAAACTGCTGATGGATCGTCATTTCAAAGAAAATGCTGATGAAGTACGTTCGATAATGGCTATCCTGGTTTCAGGACTTTATTATCTGAATATGTACTCTGCGATGAATGGCAGTATCTTCTGTGGAATAGACGTAGACACTTCTAAAGGGCGGGAAAAAATCAAAAAAGCAATCTCCTTTTTATTGAACCAAACTTATGAGAATCTGTAA
- a CDS encoding TetR/AcrR family transcriptional regulator translates to MERKSASGSIRNKERSKKKFLDAVGKILKTKGHAGLKINDIAATAGVDKKMIYTYFGGMDGLMDEYVRTQDFWIKATSEEVEKMKPNLEDGGREFIEHMLLSQFDYVYTNKEAQKLLLWTISEPRKSLKKLIDTQEENGEYIFKLLMESRFKDKMDTYRSIMAIMVSGLYYLNMFASLNGSIFCGIDTNTPEGREKIKKAISFMVDQTYENL, encoded by the coding sequence ATGGAAAGAAAGTCAGCATCAGGGAGTATTAGAAATAAAGAACGCAGTAAGAAAAAATTTTTAGATGCAGTTGGGAAAATTCTGAAAACGAAAGGGCATGCAGGATTGAAAATAAATGATATCGCTGCAACTGCCGGAGTAGATAAGAAAATGATCTACACCTATTTTGGCGGTATGGATGGTCTGATGGACGAATATGTTCGTACACAAGATTTTTGGATAAAAGCAACGAGTGAAGAGGTAGAAAAGATGAAACCGAACCTGGAAGATGGAGGAAGAGAATTTATCGAGCACATGCTGCTTTCACAATTTGATTATGTGTATACTAACAAAGAGGCTCAAAAACTATTGCTGTGGACCATATCTGAACCTAGAAAATCATTAAAAAAACTGATTGATACTCAGGAAGAAAACGGGGAATATATTTTCAAATTATTAATGGAATCCCGTTTCAAAGATAAAATGGATACCTATCGCTCTATTATGGCAATTATGGTTTCAGGGCTTTATTACCTCAATATGTTTGCCTCTCTGAATGGCAGTATTTTCTGTGGGATAGACACCAATACACCTGAAGGGCGTGAAAAAATCAAAAAAGCAATCTCCTTTATGGTGGATCAGACCTATGAGAACCTTTAA
- a CDS encoding peroxidase, FMP-type — protein sequence MLKRKKVSPEAGGEQLFRKMPGQNEVNLAELMDGYSKLLIDDPVRPFREDNLQAIENNVDYGILAALSGTWVSYNVNYNKDITKPSLASGVHTTIMPSPGTNSGTIPGKFAFDSEEYIEKLTFSIVPGGVRNRGGASELFCGAVKYEQSIKSVNTISGQDALKYTPIHEENGMYLWLSDVYNHAATKESIERDRGIHAVSTEDAKKYGYTGEYRDEPLLRITPDGEQNPQYILQSQLQPGQPYYEIIPAQEIKPGAGLDGPYFIPDYSISRSGVIPHGSTITLLGDIIPQNKDKTTFYLIEGSPSFPYGKEAWDTNHLSISRTMGNAGVTPEEIIDLDKPAPDWVHETLNDDNDPGSNKIYTQRILADDLYPYSVRPDLRLRDTLRGQKVSNYVHVRMSSKMKTGAQGGILNVPFVNRFVPTVEVDMDMWIETIIEDGKEILQLQYEQIVFFEFDFGNDGGTTSWPHIQVNTLRKLEDIPEDQRKVIEEQFFNIAGNSGAASGCPYHKG from the coding sequence ATGCTTAAAAGAAAAAAAGTAAGTCCCGAAGCGGGAGGCGAACAGTTATTCCGTAAAATGCCAGGCCAGAATGAAGTTAATCTGGCTGAGCTAATGGATGGATATTCAAAACTTCTCATCGATGATCCTGTAAGACCATTCAGAGAAGACAATCTGCAGGCGATAGAGAATAATGTAGATTATGGAATTCTTGCAGCACTGTCCGGTACATGGGTTAGCTATAATGTGAATTATAATAAAGATATTACTAAACCTTCATTAGCGAGCGGAGTGCATACTACCATTATGCCTTCTCCGGGAACCAATTCAGGAACAATACCTGGAAAATTCGCTTTTGACAGTGAAGAATATATTGAGAAATTAACATTTTCCATCGTTCCTGGCGGGGTACGTAACCGTGGAGGCGCAAGTGAGCTTTTCTGTGGAGCTGTTAAATATGAACAAAGCATTAAAAGTGTTAATACCATATCTGGACAGGATGCATTAAAATATACTCCTATCCACGAAGAAAACGGAATGTACCTATGGTTGAGTGATGTCTATAATCATGCAGCAACTAAGGAATCTATTGAAAGAGACCGTGGTATTCATGCTGTTTCAACAGAAGATGCTAAAAAGTATGGCTATACAGGAGAATACAGAGATGAACCTCTTCTAAGAATAACACCTGACGGAGAGCAAAACCCTCAATATATTCTTCAAAGCCAGCTGCAACCGGGCCAGCCTTATTACGAGATTATTCCGGCACAGGAAATAAAACCGGGAGCAGGACTGGATGGGCCTTATTTTATTCCGGACTACTCTATCTCGAGAAGCGGTGTTATTCCTCATGGAAGTACCATTACCTTATTAGGAGATATTATTCCTCAAAATAAAGATAAGACAACGTTCTATTTAATTGAAGGTTCTCCTAGTTTCCCTTATGGTAAAGAGGCATGGGATACCAATCATCTTTCCATTTCACGAACGATGGGAAATGCAGGAGTAACACCTGAAGAAATTATTGATCTTGACAAACCTGCACCAGATTGGGTTCATGAAACACTTAATGACGATAATGATCCGGGTTCAAATAAGATCTACACCCAGAGAATACTCGCAGATGATTTATATCCTTATTCTGTAAGACCTGATCTGAGGCTCAGAGATACATTAAGAGGTCAGAAGGTCAGCAATTACGTACATGTGAGAATGTCTTCCAAAATGAAAACCGGTGCGCAGGGCGGTATTTTAAATGTTCCTTTTGTCAACCGTTTTGTTCCAACTGTTGAAGTGGATATGGATATGTGGATTGAAACCATTATTGAAGATGGGAAAGAAATTCTTCAGCTGCAATATGAGCAAATTGTATTCTTTGAATTTGATTTTGGAAATGATGGAGGTACCACAAGCTGGCCTCACATCCAGGTCAATACACTTCGTAAATTAGAAGATATTCCTGAGGATCAAAGAAAAGTGATTGAAGAACAATTTTTTAATATTGCCGGAAATTCCGGTGCAGCTTCAGGATGTCCTTATCATAAAGGATAA
- a CDS encoding ferritin-like domain-containing protein, whose protein sequence is MRQRLINKTTQPQETSTAGRMASRSTVVADAVSLPSLLFDSTLSKEDWIEGLKHHSKTLTALLLNDQIDDFNAYLESQFGSGASEFKKGLTEIDYKPILQDLLQTAILIEHSTIPPYLTALYSIKDGTNALASQIIRSVAVEEMLHLIMVCNVLNAIDIQPSVNKQENYPTYPMKLPMNVDFYIGLETFSSNSIATFIAIESPSKPLVKAPKYDHETDSPALYSQRAAVQDTNLWTLENMKGFIMENVHTIGEYYDVLFFYIVIFQIIAYYKEHGTLPKNFEELNTGGIFTGNPAKQIRPEQYYGSGGKLHSVEALAGVIAVFQEIKGQGEGADDSIFDVDPSQFEEGMELAHYFRFKEVFHEHFYLGGNYEPFMDENGMMPVSTPPNGKELPVDWNEAYPMKPNPKVEDYIKNKELHTQGVEFNKTYKRLLDAIQSAVEGNQRELEKSIMYMYALKEQAVNLMKQPLDAQTNAGPTFEYTDL, encoded by the coding sequence ATGAGACAAAGACTTATCAATAAAACAACACAACCACAGGAAACATCAACAGCAGGAAGAATGGCAAGCAGAAGTACTGTCGTTGCAGATGCAGTTTCATTACCTTCTTTATTATTTGATTCAACTCTTAGCAAAGAAGATTGGATTGAAGGATTAAAACATCACAGCAAAACATTGACAGCTCTTTTACTGAATGATCAAATTGATGATTTTAATGCTTATCTGGAATCTCAGTTCGGTTCTGGAGCTTCGGAATTTAAAAAAGGATTGACAGAAATTGATTATAAACCTATTTTGCAGGATCTTTTACAGACGGCAATTCTTATCGAGCATTCTACTATTCCACCTTATCTTACCGCTTTGTATTCTATCAAGGATGGAACTAATGCTCTAGCTTCACAAATCATCCGAAGTGTTGCCGTGGAAGAAATGCTTCACCTGATCATGGTTTGTAATGTCCTGAATGCAATTGATATCCAGCCATCTGTCAACAAACAGGAGAACTATCCTACTTATCCGATGAAATTACCGATGAACGTTGATTTCTATATAGGCCTGGAAACGTTCTCAAGTAACAGCATTGCAACTTTTATTGCCATTGAAAGCCCAAGCAAACCACTGGTAAAAGCTCCGAAATATGACCATGAAACAGATTCTCCGGCATTATATTCTCAGAGAGCTGCCGTACAGGATACCAACTTATGGACCCTTGAAAATATGAAAGGTTTCATTATGGAAAATGTCCATACCATTGGTGAATATTACGATGTTTTATTCTTCTATATTGTTATTTTCCAAATCATTGCTTATTACAAAGAACATGGAACTCTTCCGAAGAATTTTGAAGAATTAAATACCGGAGGAATTTTCACAGGAAATCCAGCCAAACAAATCCGTCCTGAGCAATACTATGGAAGTGGCGGAAAGTTACACTCTGTAGAAGCATTAGCTGGAGTAATTGCTGTTTTCCAGGAAATCAAAGGACAGGGTGAGGGTGCTGACGATTCTATTTTCGATGTAGATCCGTCCCAATTTGAAGAAGGAATGGAACTGGCTCATTATTTCAGATTTAAAGAAGTATTCCATGAGCATTTCTATCTTGGTGGAAACTACGAACCTTTTATGGATGAAAACGGAATGATGCCTGTTTCTACTCCACCAAACGGAAAAGAATTACCTGTAGACTGGAATGAGGCATATCCTATGAAACCTAATCCTAAAGTGGAGGATTATATTAAAAACAAAGAACTACATACACAGGGTGTAGAATTCAATAAAACCTACAAACGTTTATTAGACGCTATACAAAGTGCCGTGGAAGGAAACCAAAGAGAATTGGAAAAATCCATTATGTACATGTATGCATTGAAGGAACAGGCTGTCAACCTGATGAAACAACCATTGGATGCTCAAACTAATGCAGGGCCAACTTTCGAATACACCGATTTATAA
- a CDS encoding GMC oxidoreductase, whose protein sequence is MNPANNKKDVIIVGTGIAGSLIAKLLSDHVFDVTKGKMIHRADAGKSDNIKEISILMYEAGLEAGIELDSVSSMTTYNEYIRTFYREEAKVPNSPYPNLKQAPSPNVLDMEHIVQPFPDKKGYLVQFGPMPFASDAIRVGGGTTLHWLGTTPRMLPNDFKLTEKYGITIPQPDSDKPSPINWPIDYEELRPYYEMAEFEIGVSGDVSRQEYPISENMEEYYADYVFPMEEIPQSYMDHKIIEGLKGTSVTLSSGEIPLMMVPSPQGRNSIPNPKYGKTKIIKAEPKESGYKLILDSSEKEEYKALGSVWNPYMGERCEGNASCVPICPVQAKYNALKTLKKALYKLNDNENLKRNPYMQVQAQSVVYRLSVDQNDQEKISKVHLRRYTSKEKTDFVEESIDTSDAIVILAANAFENPKILLNSKYTVNNVVKTAANSSDQVGRNLMDHMVMLTWGLFPEPVYPYRGPGSTTNISSFRDGDFRGEFSAWISPLDNWGWGWPAFSPGSDVAYFISQKLFGAKLRQELTNRLSKQVLFHFEIEQLPNPNNRVTINDQYLDVLGIPRPVIHYELTEYEMKAMEQAKNASDQMFKRLNIDDFTKYTAEDKNSVIYNGTRYSYNGAGHIVGTHRMGSTAEDSVTNSYCKSWDHPNLYIVGAGNMTTLGTSNPTLTLSAFTIRSVESILADLETQLKK, encoded by the coding sequence ATGAATCCAGCAAATAACAAAAAAGATGTGATCATCGTAGGAACGGGGATTGCAGGATCATTAATCGCAAAATTACTGTCTGATCATGTATTTGATGTAACAAAAGGCAAAATGATCCACCGTGCAGATGCAGGAAAATCAGATAATATCAAGGAGATATCAATCCTTATGTATGAAGCCGGATTGGAAGCTGGTATTGAACTGGATTCTGTATCCTCAATGACCACTTATAATGAGTATATCCGTACTTTTTACAGAGAAGAAGCCAAAGTTCCCAATTCTCCTTATCCGAATTTGAAACAGGCACCTTCTCCCAATGTTCTGGATATGGAACACATCGTTCAGCCGTTTCCGGATAAAAAAGGGTATCTGGTACAGTTTGGGCCAATGCCTTTTGCAAGTGATGCCATCAGAGTGGGAGGCGGAACTACACTTCACTGGCTGGGAACTACCCCAAGAATGCTTCCTAATGATTTCAAACTCACAGAGAAATATGGGATTACGATTCCCCAGCCGGATTCCGATAAGCCAAGTCCGATCAACTGGCCGATAGATTATGAAGAACTAAGGCCTTATTATGAAATGGCAGAATTTGAAATCGGGGTTTCCGGAGATGTTTCAAGACAGGAATATCCTATTTCTGAGAATATGGAAGAATATTATGCAGATTATGTATTTCCGATGGAAGAAATTCCGCAAAGTTATATGGATCATAAGATCATTGAAGGTCTTAAAGGCACGAGCGTAACGCTAAGCTCCGGAGAAATTCCTTTGATGATGGTACCTTCTCCTCAGGGAAGAAATTCTATCCCGAATCCAAAATACGGAAAAACAAAGATCATCAAAGCTGAACCCAAAGAATCGGGGTACAAACTGATTTTAGACAGTTCTGAAAAAGAAGAATACAAGGCTCTTGGTTCTGTATGGAACCCTTATATGGGAGAGCGTTGTGAAGGAAATGCATCCTGCGTTCCGATCTGTCCGGTTCAGGCTAAATATAATGCTTTAAAAACATTGAAAAAAGCGTTGTATAAACTTAATGATAATGAAAATCTTAAGCGTAATCCATACATGCAGGTTCAGGCACAGAGCGTAGTTTACAGGTTAAGTGTTGACCAGAATGATCAGGAGAAAATCTCAAAGGTTCATCTGAGAAGATATACTTCAAAAGAGAAAACAGATTTCGTAGAAGAATCTATTGATACTTCAGATGCCATTGTGATTCTGGCTGCCAATGCTTTTGAAAACCCAAAAATCCTGCTGAATTCCAAATATACAGTAAATAATGTTGTAAAAACGGCTGCCAACAGCAGTGATCAGGTGGGAAGAAACCTGATGGATCACATGGTAATGCTTACCTGGGGACTTTTCCCGGAGCCGGTTTATCCATACAGAGGTCCCGGTTCTACCACCAATATTTCGTCTTTCCGAGATGGAGACTTCAGAGGTGAATTTTCTGCGTGGATCTCTCCTCTTGACAACTGGGGCTGGGGCTGGCCGGCATTTTCTCCGGGATCCGATGTTGCCTATTTTATCAGCCAGAAGCTTTTCGGAGCAAAATTAAGACAAGAGCTTACGAACAGACTTTCAAAACAGGTTTTATTCCATTTTGAGATTGAGCAGTTACCTAATCCTAATAACAGAGTTACAATTAATGATCAGTATTTGGATGTTCTTGGAATTCCACGTCCTGTTATTCATTATGAACTGACAGAATACGAGATGAAAGCTATGGAACAGGCAAAGAATGCTTCTGATCAAATGTTCAAAAGATTAAATATTGACGATTTTACAAAATATACTGCGGAAGACAAGAACTCTGTGATCTACAATGGAACAAGATATTCTTACAACGGTGCCGGTCATATTGTGGGAACGCACAGAATGGGGTCTACAGCAGAAGATTCTGTCACCAACAGCTATTGTAAATCCTGGGACCACCCGAATTTATACATTGTAGGAGCAGGAAACATGACCACATTGGGAACTTCAAACCCTACTTTAACATTATCAGCATTCACAATCCGTTCAGTAGAATCTATTCTTGCTGATCTTGAAACTCAACTTAAAAAATAA